The window GACTGCTGAAAAAGCTTGTTGCTGCTATACTCATAGGGCTGGTACGATTTTATCAGCTGGCAATATCTCCTTTGCTGGGCTCAAACTGCCGCCACTCGCCTACCTGCTCTGCCTACATGATCCAGGCCATACAGGAGTGGGGTCCAGTCAGGGGTACA of the Flammeovirgaceae bacterium 311 genome contains:
- a CDS encoding hypothetical protein (COG0759 Uncharacterized conserved protein), which encodes MIRLLKKLVAAILIGLVRFYQLAISPLLGSNCRHSPTCSAYMIQAIQEWGPVRGTWLGLKRIGRCHPWGTHGYDPVPRRPRPQKP